The following proteins are encoded in a genomic region of Bradyrhizobium sp. SK17:
- a CDS encoding fumarylacetoacetate hydrolase family protein, whose translation MISLTPKDVLPADVTAGTLVGRVWLPQAGGPAVAAVRADGVFDVTARFPTVSALCEEADPAAALRAVPGVRIGDLETILANTPPDHRDTTKPHLLAPVDLQVLKAAGVTFAISMLERVIEERARGNPSSADAIRKEVVRLVGDDLSKLKPGSEQAMKLKQVLIDQNAWSQYLEVGIGPDAEVFTKAPTLSSVGTGMDAGLHPKSTWNNPEPEVVLIVSGRGKIVGAALGNDVNLRDFEGRSALLLSKAKDNNASCAIGPLLRLFDQTFSLDDVRKMDVGLTVQGADGFLLEGHSSISKISRDPTDLVAQTIGAVHQYPDGFALFLGTMFAPVKDRDAKGEGFTHKRDDIVTIAAPQLGKLVNRMRNSDECEPWTFGLGALMKNLAQRRLL comes from the coding sequence ATGATTTCGCTCACACCCAAGGACGTCCTGCCGGCGGACGTGACCGCCGGCACGCTGGTCGGGCGGGTCTGGCTGCCGCAGGCCGGCGGCCCGGCCGTGGCCGCGGTGCGGGCCGACGGCGTGTTCGACGTCACCGCGCGCTTTCCCACGGTGAGCGCGCTGTGCGAGGAAGCTGATCCGGCGGCCGCGCTGCGCGCCGTGCCCGGCGTGCGGATCGGCGACCTCGAAACCATCCTCGCCAACACGCCGCCGGACCACCGTGACACGACCAAGCCGCATCTGCTCGCGCCGGTCGATCTCCAGGTGCTGAAGGCCGCCGGTGTCACCTTCGCGATCTCGATGCTGGAGCGGGTGATCGAGGAGCGGGCGCGCGGCAACCCGTCCTCGGCGGACGCGATCCGCAAGGAGGTGGTGCGCCTGGTCGGCGACGATCTCTCCAAGCTGAAGCCCGGCTCCGAGCAGGCGATGAAGCTGAAACAGGTGCTGATCGATCAGAACGCCTGGAGCCAGTATCTCGAGGTCGGCATCGGCCCCGACGCCGAGGTGTTCACCAAGGCGCCGACGCTGTCGTCGGTCGGCACCGGCATGGATGCCGGGCTGCATCCGAAGTCGACCTGGAACAACCCGGAGCCGGAGGTCGTGCTCATCGTCTCCGGCCGCGGCAAGATCGTCGGCGCAGCCCTCGGCAACGACGTCAATCTGCGCGACTTCGAGGGCCGCTCGGCGCTGTTGCTGTCGAAGGCCAAGGACAACAACGCCTCCTGCGCGATCGGCCCGCTGCTGCGGCTGTTCGATCAGACCTTCTCGCTCGACGACGTCAGGAAGATGGATGTTGGCTTGACCGTGCAGGGCGCCGACGGCTTCCTGCTCGAGGGCCATTCCTCGATCAGCAAGATCAGCCGCGACCCGACCGACCTGGTCGCGCAGACCATCGGCGCCGTGCATCAATATCCCGACGGCTTTGCGCTGTTCCTCGGCACGATGTTCGCGCCGGTGAAGGATCGCGACGCCAAGGGCGAGGGTTTCACCCACAAGCGCGATGACATCGTTACCATCGCCGCCCC
- the ppk2 gene encoding polyphosphate kinase 2, with the protein MADSLDEELELELDDIRLDQLEHDGGGEPSIDRKFYFRELLRLQGELVKLQDWVQHEKKKVVVLFEGRDSAGKGGVIKRITQRLNPRVCRIAALPAPSERERTQWYFQRYVSHLPAGGEIVLFDRSWYNRAGVEKVMGFCTDEQYEEFFKSVPEFERMLIRSGTILLKYWFSITDEEQAFRFSMRIQDPLKQWKLSPMDVEARTRWELYTKAKETMLERTHLPDSPWWIVDAVDKKRARLNCISHLLSQIPYQQVSHQPVVLPPRVRNPDYHRGPIPPEMYVPGRY; encoded by the coding sequence ATGGCCGACAGCCTCGACGAGGAACTCGAGCTCGAACTCGATGACATCAGGCTCGACCAACTCGAGCATGACGGCGGCGGCGAGCCGTCGATCGATCGCAAGTTCTACTTCCGCGAATTGCTGCGGTTGCAGGGCGAGCTGGTCAAGCTACAGGACTGGGTGCAGCACGAGAAGAAGAAGGTCGTCGTGCTGTTCGAAGGCCGCGATTCCGCCGGCAAGGGCGGCGTCATCAAGCGCATCACCCAGCGGCTCAACCCGCGGGTCTGCCGGATCGCGGCGCTGCCGGCGCCGAGCGAGCGCGAGCGCACGCAATGGTACTTCCAGCGCTATGTCTCGCATCTGCCGGCCGGCGGCGAGATCGTGCTGTTCGACCGCAGCTGGTACAACCGCGCCGGCGTCGAGAAGGTAATGGGGTTCTGTACCGACGAGCAGTATGAGGAATTCTTCAAGTCGGTGCCGGAATTCGAGCGCATGCTGATCCGCTCCGGCACCATCCTGCTGAAATACTGGTTCTCGATCACCGACGAGGAACAGGCCTTCCGCTTCTCGATGCGGATCCAGGATCCGCTGAAGCAGTGGAAGCTGAGCCCGATGGACGTCGAGGCGCGGACCCGCTGGGAGCTTTACACCAAGGCCAAGGAGACGATGCTGGAACGCACCCACCTGCCGGACTCGCCATGGTGGATCGTCGATGCCGTCGACAAGAAGCGCGCCCGGCTCAACTGCATCTCGCATCTGCTGAGCCAGATTCCGTATCAGCAGGTCTCCCACCAACCGGTGGTGCTGCCGCCGCGGGTGCGCAACCCCGACTATCACCGCGGCCCGATCCCGCCGGAGATGTACGTGCCGGGACGGTATTGA